Part of the Oryzias melastigma strain HK-1 linkage group LG24, ASM292280v2, whole genome shotgun sequence genome, cattttatgaaaactttttAGAAATCCACAGTGTTTTgctgatgaaaacttggattattaaaaaaatatatacttttttctcaaaaagaaaaaaagtttaatcacaatgcattgtggtctataattGCCAATCGAATGAGTATggatgcacactgttttttatAGAGACCTGTATAttctagggcactggattttggaattgttgatTCGGACAGCTCTTCAAAACAGCAAACGGACTATAGTGCactatagtgagtagtgaaggaactACGACACAAAATAAGacttcattttatattttaaattgctGCACAGATGATAAAAGGGGAACATTTTGCGTCTTAGTAAACAAACTTATCAGACATGGTCTTTAAATTAGGCCCTCAAAAGAAACCACAGGCAGGGCTAACCTTACAACAATAAAACGCTTCATTAAGTTTCCTCTCTTAATGTTGTTGGCCTTCCTGTGCAAACCACACGACACAGAGTGGTAGACAAATGATATCTGCTCGGGGAATTCAGCCGGTGTAAAAATCCAGAAATTTAAATCAACCCTACTCCACTGAActcatgttaaaaagaaaaagatgataaGAAAACTCAAAGGCTAACTGTTCTTGCAACCATTCATACAATGTGACAATGTCCTGAATGAAATAAGATAAAAGTATGGAAATATTGTGTCCAGTTGGCCTAAATGGGATGCATAACATAAAAGAGACAGATTTACAGCACGCCTTCCCCTCATGTGCCACCATCTGACACACATGGATGCAGAGAAACAGCAGGTGCTGGTGAAGTCTGGAGTTATTTGTGATTAGTTGTGTTCTGTTATCACAAGATTTCTTATTGAAATACTCATTATTAGCTTTAACTAGTACATTTTACACAGTTTATAtcttatatatacatatatatatatatatatatatatatatatatatcttgtccttgttgaattttttctgatgatagattacatttatacaaaaaaattaagcttaaaattgctctgcagaaactatgatctagaaaacgtaaaaaaaacatatttttgattaaaaaccactgggaacaattttccaatggatcaaaagatgattggagtgggtcgtAAAGGTTTAAAACAGGCTGATAATGtgtcttgtcatttttttaacgcATTTTGgcatctaaaatgttttttagctgcttttacCAGTTTTCCCATCCcaaacatatgaaaaaaaaaaaaacagcagaaatctgAGCTTCAATACAGATCTTGGCTATAAAGAcacataaatattattttgaaacaaatatatttagcaATGCTATTGTTTGAGtaattaaaagcattttctcACATTGACTTATAATTCTTTCCttatgcatttttctaaaaaaaataaaaaataactccCCCACCATTACCTCCTCACAGATGATCCCATGTGGCCCTTTCATCACCCCAGCTGCCATGTCACCCTAATAGTTTATAGTTCTTGTCCTCGCCTTTGAGGATCTATGGGTGCATCGAAGAGACATTTCTAAAACTCAAGTTTCCAGATCAAAGTCTGATCTCTTTTTAGCATTTCCCTGTCTGGCTTGTTGAGTTTAGAGCTTTGCACTCATTTAAGTATTAATATCCttcattatttatgtttctaagcttttcatttatatttttcaaaacaaaatagtaattatttataatattaaaaaattgcTTGTTTGGTATTCCTTAATGATTTAGAGTGCTGTCATAACTCTAATGtgaaatttgaccaaaataaatcatcattttcattttatgttgctAAATGTTCACTAGTTATGGAGAgtggcaacattttaaatcatttttaccaGTTAAACTATTATTCTTTGGATAAAATAGCACTAAAACGTGACAATACCAGTCATATGTGCAAAAATGAATCTATTAGTGCCCCTTTCTGgagtaaaaaatgtgaaaacccAAAATATAAATCATAAATGCATTGGCAGCATTGTAATTATAGCATTCTGCAAATGATCATTGTATGATAtatggtaaaaatgtgttacGCCTCTTAACTCGACTGAGGACCCCAGACATCAAACGGACATCAAAAGAGTTTGCAGAAAGTCTGTCATAGTGGCACCATGTGTTTTGATCAGCAGTTGGAACATAAACCCGATCAGTTTCCTTTAACGAGCGTGATGTAATCTTCAGATTTGTGCAATAAACTACCAAAATGAATCTCTAGAAGAAGGACTGGCTGCCTTGTTTTCAATTATTGTTTCTCcttatgtttgattttttttcttccaagtcATGAATCTCTAAGCTGTTCTGGTATATCTACACATTTATGTGTTTGAGTAGAAGAggttcagtcattttttttttttttttttttttaataggacaGACTACACAACTATTTACAAAACcttttcatcttaaaaacaattttcagagACTCTTACACAACTGCTGTCTTTACACACACAATCTTAAATTGAAACTATCTGCTTGCCTTTACAAGGCtcgtttattcattttaatgtatatttttttaaggcaacTTGTTAAATATTGTAGGTCATGGAAGTCAAAACTCATCTTTAGTCATTCTGAAGCTGCGTTCACATCATCCAATTGGCAATGTGCGTTCAAGCGGCCTCAtggaggaaaaataataatttcagtttgtgtcaccaagtctttcatgtattggaatagagctgtgaaagaaaaagcctcgAGGGACATTTGCAAACcgttttgacatttcacaccaacacTCTTCCAACTGAAGGTTTGTGTTCATGCGCTGGTGAACTGCAGAAAACGAataagcccctccctgcttgtgcattgtgaacaccatgggctaaactcACATTCAAAAGCCCACATTTTAAGCACATTCTTGAACAATCGTCACATGTGTGTCCGTTGCTTTACACTTCTTTTCTTGAAGCATCTCGGTCTctcttttaacccttgtgctattctagacaagtttacattaaaagtggggtcatctggaccccataagagattCTGGGTAGAGTTAAGCAAATAAATAGGGACATATCTAGGATTAAGTCCATATTTTCCATATATAATGTAAAGGAAGTTAAAATAGACGTAAGAACATCATAAAGTTATTATTATGTAGTATTCAgaccaagaaaaaaagctttaaaagccATGAGCTGTTTGTGAGTCTTTCCTGTTTCTCCTTATCTTAAATGTAATTTACCCTGCATGCATTCACCTttacaagcttttatttaattctaaaaaagaaaaaaacacaagtgctGAAAAGTGGCGTAGTCTGGCAAGCCTCAAAGAAGGATCTGGCCGGCACTCCTGACGTGTCAATTGCGTGCAGATGTGTTACTGAGCAGCACAGCTGCGTAAAAAGCACGTCATCGTCGCAGGATCTGCTTGGTTCTGTccctcagctgctgcttctctccTCTGTGACCCCTTGAAGTTTATTCATTGAAGTCTGTGCTGTCACCCCCCTCCCCATGTGCTGCTGACAGAGCGAACAGGATCCTCAGCATCCCCAGAGAGAAACACTCGCAGCGAGAAGATGACTCTGGCAGGTAAATGCAGCCGCAGCACAAACGCACTCACCTCACTGCTCCCACTGATTGATTCCATGCACTGCAGAGGCAGGTTCACTCTGCTATCTGTGTCTTCATGACAAAAGCAAGGTCGAATTTGATAATAAAGGTGTGTTTGTCCTCAGCCTATAAAGAGAAGGTCAAAGAGCTCCCCCTGGTGTCTCTGTTCTGCGCCTGTTTCAACCCTCAGACGGCAGAAAAGGCCACGTACAAAGCAGAAGGTAAAAGATGAtcttaaaggaaacatttgagCCTGAGGAGGCTCAAAAACCACCTTTTCTCGTCCCACAGATGCGGTGGACCTGGGTTGGTGTGCCATTAAAGATGTAGAGGTGATCGAGCTCAACAAGAGGACATCGGGTCAGGCCTTTGAGGTCATCCTCAAGCCCCCGTCCTTCGACGCCCTGCCGGAACTCAACACCTCCATGCCGCAGCGCCGTGACCCCTCTCTGGAGGAGATCCAAAAGAAGCTGGAGGCCGCTGAGGAGAGGCGAAAGGTGGGAAGCAGAGTCCTAATCTGAGCTATTTGCTGCTCGGACGGGTGCTGATGTAGATCTGTTGACACACTTTGTGACTTACCAGCTGAGGACAGGAGGAGAAAGGCTGGAGATGATGATCATTCAAGCATAGGAGCACAATGCTCAGtgttaatcaaatcaaagtgACAAGAAGTATTCTTAACCCAATACCATCTAAATAGGTTTAACTATAAACCAACAATTTCTTTCTCCTCTCTCAGTGCCAGGAAGCTGAGCTGCTGAAGCATTTGGCCGAGAAAAGGGAACATGAGCGCGAGGTGATCCAGAAGGCCTACGCTGAAAACAACAACTTCATCAAGAATGCCAAAGAGAAGCTGGAGCAGAAGATGGAGGCCAACAAGGAGAACAGGGAGGCCCTTCTGGCCGCCATGCTGGAGAGGCTGCAGGAGAAGGTAAGGAGAACTTTACCTTTACAAAATATGAGCGTCCATGATGCTGCTGAGTATTGAGGCTGTGATTGGCCtatcttactttttattttgtcttttgccCGTTTTCTCATAATAAcattgttttctcatgataatgacATTATTTTGTCAAGATAACGtaattgttttcttgtgataacaacATTGTTTTCTCATCATTACAACATCCTTTTCTCCTGATAACGACATTTTCGTCTAATAGCAACCTTGCTTTTTGTGATAGTTAAATCGTTTTCTAATGATAAtgacataattttattttaataaagtatggagagaaataagtatcaccccgATTTATGCATGCGTAAtacttgatttgtgcgtaactttggatttgtgagtGTGTAATTCCAAATTTGTgcataattcctgatttgtgcataatttaggttttgtgcgtgcataattcttgatttgaaactcataaaatacattatgtgcataagtacaaaaatgactaaattaaaaaaatacaatttacatgtgcacaaattaaaattacaacagcttgaaaccaaTTACACACGCGAATCTGTAGAAATCATGGATGAGTCACTTGTTATGCGCACCCACAACCTCAGTTATGCACGaatctgtggtgagacttaTTTCACGTCTCACTGATTTGtccgtaagtgatgcgtttaaataatactagaatgctcggtcatcagagttttcttatcagccgttttgaACTTCGATataatatgaataataatagGTGAATAATATCCaataaaacttgacattttcccactttcttaaacagatatgtttgacaattaatgaaaaaatgtctaaacaagcattttaagatcattttcatGAAAACGACATAATTTTCtcattacaacatttttttcttctgataatGACATTTTCCTATGATAACgatattgttttttgtaataacaacaacattttCTCATAATAACAGCATAGTTTTCTGATGATAATGACattgttttctcaagaaaataatgtttttttcatggtaacTACATTGTTTGCTCATCATAATGTGTTTGGTTTGTTATCGTAgcaacattgttttttcatgataagaacattgttttttcagtttcgTAAagcacttatttttatttactgaattttgttttttattattttgaaaacaaaatatgatttaaatttATTCTAAAAGTAACGATGTAATAACTGTAAAGCCGTATCAAATTTTCCTAAAgggtaaaataaaactttgctgCTCCTACGCAGTTTTGATCAGTAAGAATCCAAATGactccaaaaaatgtttactctATAatgaacagtttgaaaaaatagtaaacaggaagtgaaattTCACTCATTTGGTTTAAGGAGGGAGCAGCTAAAAGTTGAGAAACAAAGATGCAGCACATCTCAAAAACTGCCAAGAAAGCCTCTGGATACACGTCCATGTTTGAGGGAATAATGATGCTGCGTTCCATGTGCTCTTAGAAGTCCAGTTCTCCAAATTCCTGGTCAGAAATTCGTACAGGAATGTCTCCCAGAGGAAAACTTGCTTTTGGAAACATTCCTGCAtatattttcaaactaaaactcaGAGAATCCAACTTCCAGAACCTAATATGAGTCAACACTAGTTTTTCAGGACTGGAATGAGAACACACATTGTATATATTAAGGATCAGAGGGACAAAGCGTTCCATTTCACCACTCTCTGCATACTTAATCATGAATATTCAACACGATAAAAAGCAGTTATTCATTTTCCTCCGTAAATCtgccttttcttttcaaaacttCTTGAGCGATCTCACGGCCTTCTTTATGTCCCGGCTGGCTCCCACTCTTTAGAGGAAATGAAGTCGTATATGTTAATGGCATGGTTCTGCTTTTGCCTTGCAGGATAAACACGCAGAGGAGGTGAGGAAGAACAaggagatgaaggaggaggCCTGTCGGTAGATCAGAGGAGGTGAGGGAGCTGAAAGAGAGAAACCAAGACTGGAGGGTCTTcattctttctctcttttttggagtctggtttaaaaaaataaaaaatgtatcaaaacagtgcaaaaaaaaatgtggaagaaATACTTGACAGCAACatcaaataatttgaaaaagcagattttatatTTGATGTGAGGTTGGAATTCCGAAGGAGAAGTTTGTCCTGCTCTCcatgtgaactttttttcttttctatgaaGACATTCGGTGGGGAAATGTGACGGAACCAACAAAACTTGCAGCACTTCACCACTATGATGGTTTAGATCAGTCAAACAGCAGGACGTTCTAACAAtagatagtttattaaaagacACCCAAACCATCCTGAAAAACGTCAATCTAAAGCTACGTTCTCACCGGGACCATAAAGTTGCATTTAGCACCTTGTTAAACACGCATTTCACTCTGTACAAGCAAGGACGGGATTTCTTCTTCTATTCCTTTTACTGCTGTTTGCTagtgcatgtccgccacctacaggtttggtgcgaaatgtcaaagtggtgcaaatctcccaagtcttgctccaggctttgtCTTTTGTAGCTCTATTCCAAATATcaaagatttggtgtcatataattctgtcCGGAATCATCACCTCCATGACTATAGAGGGACGTCATCCATTTGTAACGACCAaattgagtccctgattggtcaaattcaACCTGGTTtgtaaaaacagccaaaaaagattgtagaaacttgtgtagctgtGTGTAAATGCAAAAGCTTCGAACATGGAAGCCAGAAACAcgagtttacatagacttttcacttTAAGTGGCTGCTCCAAGgttgtgtgaacgtagctttgcGGTTCTAATTAAGGCCAAGACTCCAACCACAATTTAaagccagctttttttttttagcgctCATATTTCTTCACAACTCCTCCACTTTTAGAAtctttgtaaataataaaatatcacaacatgcagaattatgtttttttgttttacttttttttttttttggtttatagacaaaataaatattgttcttTTGCTATTTCCGTCATTTTCATGCTCTGTGTGAACCTGTAGTCGTGCTGTAGTAGATCTGTGACATGCATTTGGATTTTTCGGATTTTTGCACTGTTTGCactctgtttctgtttcatgaAGCACAACTCAAAAGCACATGTGCATCCAAGAGTCAGCATAAACAgcgaaaaaacaaataaacaaacagtaaGAGCATGGAGAGGAGAGAGAATGCAGAACCTGGAAAGAGTCTCAGTAGGTCAGACTGTGaaagcagattttctctctgaggGATGTGCAGAAAGATGAAATGTGCCCGAGTTGATACTGACTTCATATTGAATTAACCATCGGATCAATGCACTGTAAGAGTTGGGTAAAGCTGGAACGGGGGGTTTGTACTCGCTGTAAAGTGTGTTGCTGTATCTTAAAGGTTTGATTGTATTTGTTTGGcatgatcagtaaaaaaaatcttaattcatCCTGCTTcggtttcttcattttttttatttcaactttttggatttatttatttttcctgaacTGGGATTTAACGTAACATATACCTAAACTATAAGCCAAAAATGTCATCTACttaaaaatactacattttcaatttgattactgagcaaaaaaaaaaaaaagcattctttTTTTGAACCAGCAAGAATAAGTCCTTATTAAGTGTAAATATATGTAACAATGAAGGGAGATATCAAggtaaatcacaattttttttcatgattttatattttatttaatgatgtgAAAgggaaatgttttataaattcataaaaaatattggtaCATCACTTTTTAGAAGATAAGTACAAGTTTTTATTAAGTTTCTTCttaaattgttatatttttggaactctattttgaaaatctttaacTTGATCAGTTGTTAGTGATGCTAAATTTaatagaaattgaaaaaaattcaaacaaaggcaaaaaactttactttttcttatataaaatctggatttattgccaaaatattgtttttagcattcaaacaaacacaagtCACACAAGCTTTTATACATAGTATATTTAAGCAAGCATTGCATACCACAAGAGGGCAGTATaagcaaacaaaacatgacaaaatgtcTAGATTTTTCCTGATTCAATCAGCTAAAATGAAAGTGACATCTCTGACGTTAACAGTTTCCTTTTACCTCAGTTTTACATGAACTTTCTGCACCCACTCTGATTTCTAACTTCAAATAGAACAAACATTCCTGTGGGGCGATGTTTTCCAAAGCAACAAGTACTATGGAAGTGTGgtgaaaggcaaaaaaaagaatctcttttagtttgatttaaaagaagCTCATCTATgttgtattatttgttttagagcaataattttggaattttttggattacggcacaaaaaaaaaagaatagtatACTCCTGATTAAgctctaaaatgtgtttgtggttattattcatgtaaaaatgtCCCACAGAAGTCAATCAGAGACATGTTGGGTAAATATACTCagatatataaaataaacatttgctttggtgtttttttgtttgtttgtttgtttattgatcAGGCAAAATGGCGAGTTACTGCTGTGGTATGACACTCGGTCTCACACAGGTGCAGCCCACCGTGATCACCTGGGTcccaagaataaagtcgtatttCCTcgacttcttcttttttttcttgccgaCACTCTGCTGCCTCTGGACTCTGAAATGAGAAAGAAAGAGCAGTGGAACGTCACCTGGAGACTGGAGAAGAAAATCATGCTGCCTCATCTCAAGGACTGTAGGCAGAACAtatgaatttaaatttttaaagacctactcaagtgacaaatgtgtttttagcatcttgtgtcgtttttctcatgatggaggacatatatgaagaaaattaagcttaaaattacatttctgagtatttctttatttaaatcaatgataatcaggaacagatgaaaaaacgtcttaaaaacTGTGATGTACaagttactacggcaagccacaagctccctgctctactACGTTCTGATGTATCCCCttatagacgactagatccatctttgttttccttgtctgagtggtctgatagctccaatactgctcgtcatttttgttgaaccagTAATATTAGGTTAGTGGAGTGAAAGTTTCcaagaaaagcaaataaatgatGGAAAGTGGcagcaggcttactccacaacagtcccacccacaactcagatgtaaatttctaatgaaacaCTGTCGTTGTGCAGAAAAAATGagagattttttgattttggataaaaacagcataatcataattaaaagaccactgaataaattaaaagatgttCAAGCTGGGTCTAAAAATGGGGAATATAAGAATCATCcttaaagtgtttgttttattgtaattcGCACTGTGTTGTAATTgttgtcaaaaaagaaaaaacaattttgattcattttattttcagatctGCAGAtgggtattttattgtgaaatatcaATCTTTTTCCCcctgtttttcatttagttttacataCTTCTAAAGGTAATAGCAGGGAACTTTAACAGtgtgtgttcattttttatgttttgatcttCAAAAAACAGTCATGCTCAATTTAAAGAGgtgtaaaaaagagaaaaatggctCATCATtaactaaaaactgtaaaacatggTGCATTCAGTGGTTCCTATGTTTGGGTTTACATCAGGACAAGCCGTTAAGTAACTGCACGGTTTGTTCTGAAAAAATATGCCAGAATTCACAATAGCTCTGCAGGGGCAAAAGGGGCTCGTAAAAATGTTCACACGGGACTTagaatggaaaaacaaactaaaggcGCTGCATTCACGCAGCAACTGTGACTTCTGAAATGCTTTGATAACATCTGAAAACCCAAATGTGGGACAAAACTCTGAGAGGCTGTGCCACTTACGACAAATGTGTCATCCATTTATGAGTTTTTAGCCCTTTCACTCCATTGTAAAGCAGTAATTGTGgctaaaactgtttgttttttgcaaatgaaGTTTGTTTCTACAGCATTCCactcaatatttttacatttaacccTGGAAAGCCCAATACAACAAATATTTgaccaaaatataaatatttttttattaaaatgtattttaaccctttaatgtagtatacaaaaaaaatgcattttcatttttaataaatcctaTCAATTAAATGATATGTTGGGTAGTTTGGTAAGTTTCTCCTCACAACAATGTAAGtcgaaaatgcaaaaatattgacatgagtgAGTATTCAGTGtggtttttcgttttttcatttccgattttaagttgaaaaacgaatgaatgaatgatacaCGGATTCAGCGTCTCAAACTTGAGccgtacatttttaacatggtgcaaatatatatataaaaaaagaattattgattcattttgcaTTCTTTCCATAGACCaattagtcattttaaaaaatgaataacaacaaATGAGTTGTTCtctccataaagttttgaaaattacccAAAcgttttcccaccaaaagtgtttttgagatttcacggaagcagccattttgaattgatcaggaaaagcccttctactgcccctagtggaatgatgatgaacttaCCTGTACAGAACCAGGATTTGATACTGGATGGGTTTAGCCTCCAGAGAGTCATCCTCCACCCCGTTACGGACACATCCAGAAGTACGGCATTCAGCCTCTGAGATCCTCTTTGGCAAACGAGAAGAGTTAAAGTTTTCTCTGCAAACCAAGAGGAACAAATCTAAGTATATTTCAAAAGTTGAATcgacaaaacattaaaaaaaaatcacaaaacaatttaatttctaGGTCATAAAAGGTTTATAAAGGAGATCTCTCTTCCCCACAAACTCCAATGTTTGAACACCTTCAAATTTACtgataaaacatttcagaatataatgcacttttaaaaccactttttttttacttttattttgaaatgtaccAAAAGAAACCCAACGATATGGtggattttaatttttgcaaaatagctttttaattGCATTAACTTTTGGacttatgtatttttttcttgttaaaatattgtttctatTAATGGTTTTGTAACTGCTGAAGTACATTGACGTGATGCTTTAGAAAAGGAATCATTGTAGTTAAAGAAAGCAGAATGTCATCAGCAAATCTGCAAAGATTAGCTTATACAGGGATTAAAGACTTAtgcagcaggttttatttttgcaaattgtcTGTTTGTGTTGGGGATATTTACCAGATAATATGCTATTGTTTGCATAATAACAATATGTCTTAGTCATTTTAATCTTACTATTCTAACAACGCGgtaagaacacaaaaaaaatcccattctTTATGAATTTTCAATATTCACTTTGTTGATCTTTagtcaaaacttaaaatttaagtaaattttCTATAagataatttacaaaaatacactGAGCATGCTCTTAAGGCAtttaagcaaaagaaaatgcaaagtaATACACCAAAAATAATGAAGTCAAATGTGCTCTCAACACAGCCTCACCTGTAGGTCCAGGGTGACAGAGAGGAGTTTGCCAGGTTTGAGGTAGAAGCGCTGGTGAACTGAGGCATCACCGATGGATCCACGTTCACTCTGAGGGTTCTGTATTTTGGTCCGGGTCCTTGCTTCGGCCGTGCTGGGGGAGCCCGACCTTCCTTGGCATGCACCAGAGAGAGGACACCCAGCAACAGCAAAGCTCTCAGTACCTaaacaaacaacagcaaaatttttaaaaagcagcaaacCAAAACTTCGTAGTTTGATGTTCTTTATTGTCCACTAAGTTTCCTAAACAAATCAGcatttctactttttattttgaaattttacgtaaaaatgcttttaatcaaatcatttcaaatcccaaaatataaagaaactttatttgtttggaTTCTATTTAAGGCAAAGCAGAGATAGATTTACTTACCAGAAGCATGACTGTCGTCTCTGCCTCGACGCTCAGCTGCAAGTGTGAGGGGGCTCCTCTGCAGTCTGCTTTTGTTTAGTCTCCAGTCTGTTTACAGGACGACCTGACGGCTCTGAAGTGCTTTGGCGAGATGTGAGTTTCATTTCCGTCACAGAGCTGATTTAAAAActgctcattttttattttcactgtagATAAAAGTGTCATTTGTTGGCACTTTTCTTGGGGTTTTTCCTCTGTGGATCCATGACTTTTGTACAGGAATGAATCAACAAGTGAAACGGCCTTTAAATGAAAACCACCAAACTGAAAAGGTGTGAAAATGTCTTCACACCTTTtgtgtttgatgttttgggAAAATGGGGAATTTATTCTCATGTGTGGAAACTTTTGgggcaaaaaaaatgcagcatttgttaaaaacatggtaaaagggacaaaaaatatccttaaataaaattgaataacaACCCCAACACTAGTAAAGTTAATAACCAGACATTAGTTAGATCCCTTAATAGTTTCTATAAGTCATAGTTGAATTCCATTCCAATCTACAAGTAAAGATTTCACTGAAACAACGCCGACGCACAGGCAATACAACCTGAGCAATGTAGGTCAAGGAAATGCTGACACAGGTTCtggtaagaaaagaaaaagagctcAACTTGTAGAAATGATAGCATCTAATCTTATAGAGAATTTTTAGAGAAGGGGGCAAATGGAAGTTTAAGTCTCAGATGAAAACCCCCTTCCTAATTTAGAGTTCTTAATATCCAACTGTACAGTGAGTGGAAATAACTTTTGGGGtgcaaacattttagaaatctt contains:
- the stmn4 gene encoding stathmin-4, giving the protein MTLAAYKEKVKELPLVSLFCACFNPQTAEKATYKAEDAVDLGWCAIKDVEVIELNKRTSGQAFEVILKPPSFDALPELNTSMPQRRDPSLEEIQKKLEAAEERRKCQEAELLKHLAEKREHEREVIQKAYAENNNFIKNAKEKLEQKMEANKENREALLAAMLERLQEKDKHAEEVRKNKEMKEEACR
- the il17a/f3 gene encoding interleukin 17a/f3; this encodes MLLVLRALLLLGVLSLVHAKEGRAPPARPKQGPGPKYRTLRVNVDPSVMPQFTSASTSNLANSSLSPWTYRENFNSSRLPKRISEAECRTSGCVRNGVEDDSLEAKPIQYQILVLYRVQRQQSVGKKKKKKSRKYDFILGTQVITVGCTCVRPSVIPQQ